Proteins encoded within one genomic window of Platichthys flesus chromosome 13, fPlaFle2.1, whole genome shotgun sequence:
- the sp5a gene encoding transcription factor Sp5a codes for MAAVAVLRNETLQAFLQDRTPNSSPENCKHSPLALLAATCNRIGHHHGSNHTDFLQVQYDPTLGSPSRLFHPWTSEGNPQSSLAGNSTFGLSSKPQLTAHIQSSFSAHHELPLTPPADPSYPYDFSPVKMLPCSMQSLQSTCPPTYVPAVSYAAPAPMPTAMSSFVTGPSGLMHHHHHHQQQRQLSPNPGEDIPWWSLQQGNHVSHSASLGHHRFQLQRGLVLGHTDFAQYQTQIAALLHTKSPLATARRCRRCRCPNCQSSTSSDEPGKKKQHICHIPGCGKVYGKTSHLKAHLRWHSGERPFVCNWLFCGKSFTRSDELQRHLRTHTGEKRFVCPDCCKRFMRSDHLAKHVKTHQNKKGKCHDKTLDHVKREDTRNML; via the exons ATGGCGGCGGTGGCGGTGCTGCGGAATGAGACACTCCAGGCTTTTCTTCAG GATCGCACTCCGAACTCCTCTCCAGAGAACTGTAAGCACTCTCCGCTGGCTCTCCTGGCCGCCACTTGTAACCGGATCGGGCACCACCACGGATCCAACCACACCGACTTCCTCCAGGTCCAGTACGACCCCACTCTGGGCTCCCCCTCGCGTTTGTTTCACCCGTGGACTAGCGAGGGGAACCCCCAGAGCAGCCTGGCCGGCAACTCCACTTTCGGACTATCCTCCAAGCCCCAGCTGACCGCGCACATCCAGAGCTCCTTCAGCGCGCACCACGAACTGCCCCTCACCCCCCCGGCGGACCCCTCGTACCCCTATGACTTCTCCCCCGTGAAGATGCTGCCTTGCTCCATGCAGTCCCTGCAGTCCACCTGCCCCCCCACCTACGTCCCCGCCGTCAGCTACGCGGCCCCTGCTCCCATGCCGACCGCGATGTCAAGTTTTGTCACGGGACCCTCCGGCCTtatgcaccaccaccaccaccaccagcagcagagacagttGTCCCCGAACCCCGGGGAGGATATTCCGTGGTGGAGCCTGCAGCAGGGGAACCACGTCAGCCACTCTGCCTCCCTGGGTCACCACCGCTTCCAGCTGCAGCGGGGCTTGGTGCTGGGACACACGGACTTTGCGCAGTACCAGACGCAGATCGCCGCGCTCCTGCACACCAAGTCCCCGCTGGCGACTGCGCGGCGGTGCAGGAGGTGCAGGTGTCCCAACTGCCAGTCGTCCACGTCCAGCGACGAGCCCGGCAAGAAGAAGCAGCACATCTGCCACATACCGGGCTGCGGGAAAGTTTACGGGAAAACGTCGCACCTGAAGGCGCACCTGAGGTGGCACTCCGGGGAGCGGCCGTTCGTGTGCAACTGGCTGTTCTGCGGCAAGAGTTTCACCAGGTCGGACGAGCTGCAGAGACACCTGAGGACTCACACGGGGGAGAAGCGCTTTGTGTGCCCGGACTGCTGCAAGAGGTTCATGAGGAGTGACCACTTGGCAAAGCACGTGAAAACGCACCAGAACAAAAAGGGCAAGTGCCACGACAAGACTCTTGACCACGTCAAAAGGGAGGACACGAGGAATATGTTGTAA